The sequence AGCACGGTAGAGATAGAGAATCTTCACGTACAAGTCTCCATCTCCTTTTGTGATTCCAAGAAGCTATAGCAAGATGGAGACACTGTAAGTATTACAATATAGAAAGGAAGGTAGTAAACTTGTATTTGATTTGAATTTGTCACTTGAGTTTGTTTGAACAATGCATCGTTTGAAGCAAGAAAATGCAGTGCTGCATACAGCAATTGATGAAGGTAACAACTAACAAGACAAGCTTCGTGGTGAAACTGGTTCCAATTTCTGTAGGAGAGAAACAGAGAGATGAGAGGAACACAGAAAAGCCAAGGAGAAACAAAGAGTTATTTGAAATTTTGAATATTCTTTTCATTGCTGAAGGTGGCTTAGTTTTTCTCTAATAAACACATCATCAAGAAAGTTTTGCCAATTTGTAGCATAACAGATAGAACACAGGTGCAATTTACATAATAGTTACTTTAAGTAATTTGAGAAATTAAAGACCTGAAGCATTAAGAGTGAAGAGACCTTGTGACAAAAAAATGTTTAGTGGATGCATTTATAAGTGGGCACAAGGCAATGATTGCAGCCTCACCTCAACTTATCATCAGGACCAAAACGCCTTTTGAAGTCTATGGATACTGCATTGGAAGGCAACGAGACACTTGGAACTAAAGTTAATTCCTTGTCCTGCCACAGGAAATGTATGAATGGAATCAAACTTAACAGGAAGTCCAAAAAACAGAACAAAGAAAATCATCAAATAGCTCACCTTATAACAATATCTTAGATTAAGATCATTTTCATTGTACTGAGCAGTAAGAACACCGTCCAAGAAATCAGATTTTCCAATCCCATATACAGACAGCACCTTCTCATCATCTTCATTTCTCTTCTCTTCCACTGAAACTTGACCAATAGGAAAGTGGAATGTTGCCCTTGGCTgccaaataaaataaaaatacagAGAAACCATTTATAATTAACAGGGTTTAGATCCCATATACCATTAACCAAAAGACAAACTGATGAATTGTCTTACTTAATAAGAACATAAATGTGTATAATATTCATGAAATCTCTGAAATGCAACTTTAAGATATatgatactccctccgttttaaattataagatgttttggcttttctagatTCATGTCTTTACTATGCACTTAGATATAAACTATGCCTTGATGCATAGCAAAATCAATGTATCTAAAAAAAAGTCAACACATCTCATAAGTTGGAACAGAGGGAGTACATTGCATGATGCAACTAAAAAATTGAAAATATAGAAGTCAAAATGGACAAGAATATTTCAGATAACACAGTCAAAGTAGTATTTGAATGGTCAGTATTTTAATATTATAAAAAGGGCAGACATAGTGTCAGCTCACAAAAGTGGGGTCTAGGAAGGGATAACTAAGGCAAGCCTTGCCTTTCACCTACAAATATGAAAAGGCTCCTTCGAACCCACGACCTGGCAAATTAGTGGGCAGCTCTCACCAGTGAACTAGGCCTACTTTTCCAGTATTTTAATATTATTAATATTATGAACCTCTTTTTTCTGTTAGGAGTAGCGTTTCTAGTATTTCCCAAGGGTGATACTAGAGCATGGATGAACTCAATAGTTTTATTCCACGACAATAGAATATCAAAATTTATCTGACAGCAGCCTAATAGGACATCCGAACCTTGTTAGAATAGCTAAACTATTTGATAAAGAATAAAAAAACGTCACCAGTGAAGAAACCCATATACTCACCAAACCACTGTAAGGCACCAAAGATGATAACTCCATTTTATACAATGGATCACCCAAACTAGTGATCACCGAAACTTCTCCTTGTTGTGCCTGAGAAACCAAGGAAAGGTACATTAAATCATTTTTTTAGAAACCCAATATTACATTGGCACTTAACTTAGCAGATTTGAATATAAAATGACCTAGTGAATGGAAGGAAAAAAGACTCTCCAAACAGAGTAAAAGTACGAAGTTTAAGTACAACTAGTATGCAAATATTATTTGCTGGCCGCTTGTAAAGGCATTCCTTGACTGAAAGTTACGGCGCAATACCTTGACATCATGCGAGGCACGGAGCTGGACGGCGCCTCCGGGAAGCGAGCAGTCTCCGCGGAGCAGCGCGTTGCGTGCCTCGACGTCGTAGAGCACGGAGAAACGCTTGGTGATGAGCCCCACCAACGGCGCGGCGAAGAGCTGCTGTAGCGGGTCCCCTTCCTCCCCGCCCCCTTGCCACTGCCCCTGCGGGTCGCTCTGGAAGGAGAGCCGCAGTTTGGCGAGGTCCCCCGCAAGCTTGCACGACACCTTGTTCACAAACACGCCCTCTTCGCTATCGTACTCCGTGGTCACCCGCAGGCTTGGTAACCTCCGCGACCGTGGGACCACGGGTTCCGTAGGTGGCAGCGggggaggaggcggcggcggcggcggaggcgggggcgggggcgggcagACGAAGGTGAAGGGGCAGCGCAGCCCGCTGAGCCATGGGGGGAGCTTGATGTTGATACTAAGGGGATTGAGGTTCTGGGCGGGGGCGGAGGTGGTCGTGGCGGCGGCGGACGCCATGGGGGCGGCGGACGGAACGAGGCGAAGCGGCGGAGTTGGAAGAATTGAATGGGGGACCAGGGCAGTGGGAAACTTTTGGGTGTGAGATTCGGGAATTACAGGAGGCCTAGGCATTGGAGAATTTAAAGGCCATGTTTGGTCCGCTGAGTTTGTCTAACTTTTTCTGCTTAGGTTCTTCAATTTATAGCCGAatactccctccggtttcctattagttATCGTTTTGGATAAAGttcgagtcaaacttataaaattttgactacaaataactattttgttatttagttttggaacctaatatttatatgcaccaatttgttataaaaagtacttttataaaagtataaatgtattaagagttcatttgtattttaacaaaaaaacattggtcaaagttatattttggagaccgtgtcgttgtcctaaacgacaactaataggaaaccggagAGAGTATATTATACGTGTTGTGGACTGCTGAGAACTAAACATACCTGAATATGTGTGATTTCTGCACTAGATCAGTCGACAATTTTAGTCTGGCATTTACAAATTGATTCATTAGTTTAAAATAAAATACAACAACACTGATATATTAAGGTTGGTCATATTCCACTCGTACGACGTGAAACACTTGTTATAAATTTATCATACGTATTGTTTTTTTATTTTGTGTCGTGGTGGTAAAGTTCATCTTTTTCTTAATACTAGCATATATCTCGTATTAAACTGCTAACGCTGCGATCCTAAGGAGGAAAAAAGAGTGGTCGACAATTACATGAGAGAAGGGTATATGACGGTACAAGTGAGAGGGAGGGATTGGTAGGAAAGAGAGGAGGGGCACTGGGTGGCAGAGTCATGttaatggatgatgaatgatctAAATAATATTATACATTGAATTTAAACAGTTAATTTTGATAGTGGATATTAATTTATGTGTAATTTGTTTTGTAGATTTAGTAAATGTTATGAGTTAAGGTTTTGCAATGTTTAAACTGGtagattatatagtggtatagacTAGTGTTGTTGGCCCTTGGTACGTGTCATGTGAGTTATCAACCACATTAACGGTTGTACTATTGAATCTTCGTCAGCTTTTATATATCATAGTGTTTTATGGTCATTTTAGCGCCACATCAACTTTACTTTTACATACTCTTATTTTTGAAGCGAAACTTGATAATTTGTTTAAAAAAGCATATGATCAAGAAAACGTACATGATTCAAACaacataaataaaatataaataatttAATATACCCATATATATTATTATATAGTTCGTAAAAACAATACAACGATATTGTTTACTGTTGTTATCCTCTTTCACCTCTTTCTCGTTTTTTTTCTCATCTAGTTTAAATTGTTTTATCATTTTTATGGTCAATCTAGAAACTCTTTTTATGTCATCATCCGTGTCGGACCGCCCGTTTGACCGTCTATATAGAGAGGTGTGGTTTGGGATGTGGAAGAGTTGATGCGCAGAGAGGACGGACGtggttaatttgaaatagatgtaAGGTATTATTTGTAAAAAAAAGCGCGTTGAAACGGGAAGAAGAGATATAGATAGAGATGTTATCATTGCTTTTCATTTTGTTGTGATAAATTGTGTGGTTGCATGGTAACAAGAAACAGATTGAACTATTAGATTGTCTGTCTCCCGCAAAGTGTTGAAAATAGTGATGTGGAACTGTAGACGATACTATTCGGTCCCATATActcacactataaaatttaagatcTATTTCTATTCAACtttaaactaaaattaattaagaaTTTAAATAAATTATAAAAAAAATATTTAGATCACGATTCATTACCACTCTTTATTACCTGTCTGTGGGAGTGCCGGTGGTAATGTGGACGAGGATTGGATTATCCAATAAATTCATTGTGTAGACTTTTGCTCAACAAACCATACTTCAATATTTTCCTTTATTTTCCATACAAATCGTTTGATTTGTTCATTGTGGATGTCTCTCACGCCATATATTTTTCTCCATTCGCGCCGCCCACGCTGTTCTTGACATGATGATTCGAATAGCAGCCATGTGATTTGAATACCCGCTGCCGATTTGATTAAAGCCGCAGGCCGCCGCTGACCCTGATGATTTGATTAAGCCGCAGGATGCCGCTGACCCTGCCGATTTAATTTGATTGAATGGCTGCTATGTGATTTTCTTAATATTTTACAGCATCAGTCATTGGCTATCCCTATTCTAAAGACTTCTGGATGAGCTACTGAGCTAGTTTTGCGAGGCTCATATCTCATATCTTCCACCAGTTCTCGCGGACTATACAAAATGGAAGCAGATCCTCTGATGTATGGCTTGGGATGATAAcaagctctaaattttacactacaaACTTTAAAGATTGAATGAAATTAGAATTAGAtcatatttctattcattttgagCTAATATTATTTAAAAACCCTAACTTTTTGTTAAGAGATATTTGGATCGTGATCTATTATCATCCCTATGTACGACAGGTAGTAGGGTTACTCCACGCGAGGGCCACGCGGCATTGCCCATCTCTCACGTCAGAGGATCTAGCTGCAAAAAATTGTGGTGGTTCTAAGTTCTAACACTAGACATATATGGAAGTACCGAGGCAAAGGAGGGTATACAAGAATGTATCAATATTATAGCAAATGATTCTATATTTAGCTTAACAGATTTAGACAGACCAGGACACCCTGAGATTTATGGACCCTGTGGAAAATTAACACGCGTATACACATGATGTTTTGGTAGCGAGTCTTTTCTAACATTTTAGACTCGGCAACGACTGCTATGCAAGCAATCCTTCtatgcaagcgtgcaagcaaaccatctggtccattagatcgtgatccaaccgtaggtcacatttaacacttaaacccttccaccagcagctcaataatctttataaaaaaacCTCTAACAAATCATGGTAGTATATGTGGTTGGATCGTAATCTAATGGATCAGATagtttgcttgcacgcttgcacagaaAGACTGCTTGCATAACCGTCGTTGCCTTTAGACTCGATCACTATTACAATCAATATATTACATTTTTGTGTCATTGTAGAATGTAAGTATGACTTTAATAACATGAATGCTCATCGCAACTCTATATGCGGTTGTTGTATTGGAGACATAATCATGATGCTTAAAAAAAGTAGATATTCAATTGGACCCATATTTTGAGAATAAAATTTTGGAGAAAATCTAACTCCACAAAACCCATTGCTATGCAGGATTAGGAATACAACTCAGTAGCGGTTTCTATTTATTTACGGTTTAGACTACATTTTGACGTATATTTATGGAAATTAATATCTTTCGTGTCTAAGATATATATACGAATCTATATATATTGGGCCCTGTGAAATCGCACGTGTCGTACATGCACAAGGACGTCCAAACTTAACATATCATTAAAACCAACTGTTCAAATCGCTAGATGACTACTCTCTCTTACTCACTCAATTCTACTGTataatattatttggatcatttcTCATCACTGATTCTTATCCCTTCCCCTCCCTCGCCACATGacccttgaaagggaattaggcttacacctagttcctaaataattttggtggttgaattgcccaacacaaatattggactgactagtttgctctagtgtataagttatacaggtgcaaaaggttcacatctagccaataaaaagatcaagtgttggattcaataaaggagcaaaggggcaaccgagggcacccctggtctggcgcaccggactgtccggtgtgccaccggacagtgaacagtacctgtccggtgcaccagggaactcagactcaaactcttcaccctcgggaattctcggaagccggcgcgctataattcaccggactgtccggtgtgcaccggacatgtccggtgctccaaggaagctcggcctcctgaactcgccagtctcgggttcgcgcggcagccgctccgctataattcaccggactgtccggtgtacaccggactgtccggtgtgccagcggagcaacggctccctgcggcgccaacggctccctgcggtgcattaaatgcgcgcgcagcgcgcgcagaagtcagaatcgcccataccggtgcaccggacatcaaacagtacatgtccggtgtgcaccggacacccaggcgggcccacaagtcagaagctccaacggctagaatccaacggcagtgatgacgtggcaggggcaccggactgtccggtgtgcaccggactgtccggtgcgccatcgagcagacacctccagccaacggtcacttttggtggttggggctataaataccccaaccaccccacattcattgccatccaagttttccacttctcaactactacaagagctctaggcattcaattctagacacatttaaagagatcaaatcctctccaattccacacaaaaccctagtgactagagagagtgatttgccgtgttcatttgagctcttgcgcttggattgcttcttttctttctcacttgttcttgagatcacaactccattgtaatcaaggcaagaggcaccaattgtgtggtggcccttgcggggaagttttgttcccggctttgattagagaagagaagctcactcggtccgagggaccgtttgagagagggaagggttgaaagagacccggcctttgtggcctcctcaacggggagtaggtttgcaagaaccgaacctcggtaaaacaaatctccgtgtctcatttgcttattcgcttgggatttgttttgcgccctctcttgcggactcatttattattactaacgctaaccccggcttgtagttgtgtttatatttgtaaatttcagtttcgccctattcaccccccctctaggcgactatcaattggtatcagagcccggtgcttcattagagcctaaccgctcgaagtgatgtcgggagatcacgccaagaaggagatggagaccggcgaaaagcccactacaagctacgggagcacttcatcggaagagtcccgcaccaaaaggagggagaagaagaagagctcctccaacaaagggaaggagaagaaatcttcttctcaccacaaagagaagaaggaaaaatcttcttcccacaagccgcatcggaaaggcgataagcacaagaggatgaggaaggtggtctactacgagaccgacacttcatcaacttctacctccgactccgatgcgccctccgtcacttctaagcgccaagagcgcaagaagtatagtaagatccccctacgctaccctcgcattcctaaacatacacctttactttccgtcccattaggcaaaccaccaacttttaatggtgaagattatgctatgtggagtaatttgatgcgatttcatctaacctctctccacaaaagaatatgggatgttgttgagtatggtgtacaggtaccatcaataggggatgaggactatgacacggacgaagtggcccaaatcgagcacttcaactcccaagccgcaaccatcctccttgcctccctaagcaaggaggaatacaacaaagtacaaggattgaagaacgccaaggagatttgggacctactcaagacggcgcacgagggtgatgaactcaccaagatcaccaagcgggaaacgatcgagggggagctcggtcgcttccgtcttcgccaaggggaggagccacaagacatgtacaaccggctcaagaccttggtgaaccaagtacgcaacctcgggagcacaaaatgggatgaccacgaagtggttaaggttattctaagagctcttattttccttaaccccactcaagtacaattaattcgtgggaatcctagatatccactaatgacccccgaggaagttatcgggaattttgtgagttttgaatgcatgattaagggctccaagaagatcaacgagcttgacgagccttccacctccgaggcgcaaccggtggccttcaaggcaacggaggagaaggaggagtctacaccaagtagacaaccaattgacgcctccaagctcgacaacgaggagatggccctaatcatcaaaagctttcggcaaattctcaagcaacggaaggggaaggactacaaaccccgttccaagaaggtttgctacaagtgtggtaagcccggtcactttattgcaaaatgtcctatgtctagtgacagtgacaggggcgacgacaagaagggaagaagaaaggagaagaagaagtattacaagaagaagggcggcgatgcccatgtttgtcgggagtgggactccgacgaaagctcaagcgactcctccgacgacgaggacgccgccaacatcgccgtcaccaaaggccttctcttccccaacgtcggccacaagtgtctcatggccaaggacggcaaaaagaaggtaaaatcaaggtcctccactaaatatgaaacatctagtgatgaggatgatgataaaaatgaggaggataacttgcgcattctttttgctaaccttaacatggaacaaaaggaaaaattaaatgaactaattagtgccatccatgaaaaggatgatctcttggactcccaagaggacttcctaatcaaggagaataagaaacatgttaaggttaaaaatgcttatgctctagaagtagaaaaatgtaacaaattatctagtgagctaagcatgtgccatgacactattgccaaccttagaaatgaaaatgctaaattaattgctaaggtagattctcatgtttgcattgatcctagaaatgataatgttgatttgcttgctaggattgatgagttaaatgtttccattgctagccttagaaatgagaatgagaaactaattgctaaggctaaggattttgatgtttgcaatgctactatttccgaccttagaactaaaaatgatatgttgcatgctaaggttgttgaactaaaatcttgcaaaccctctacatctaatgttgagcatatttccatttgtactagatgtagagatattaatgttgatgctatccatgatcacctagccttaattaaaaaacaaaatgatcacatagctcaactaaatgctaagattagagagcatgacttagaaaatgaaaaatttaaattggctagaagcatgctctataatgggagacgccctggcatcaaggatggcattggcttccaaaggggaggcaatgtcaaacttaatgcccctccaaagaacttatctaactttgttaagggcaaggctcccatgcctcaggataacgagggttacattttgtaccctgccggctatcctgagagcaaaattagaaagattcattctaggaagtctcactctggccctaatcatgcttatatgtataagggtgagacatctagctctaggcaaccaacccatgctaagttgcctaagaagaaaattcctaatgcatcaaatgaacatagcatttcatttaaaacttttgatgcatcttatgtgcttactagcaaatccggcaaggtagttgccaaatttgttgggggcaaacacaagggctccaagacttgtgtttgggtacccaaagttcttgtatctaatgccaaaggacccaaaacagtttgggtacctaaagtcaagaactaaatttgttttgtaggtttatgcatccgggggctcaagttggatactcgacagcgggtgcacaaaccacatgaccggggagaaaaggatgttctcctcatatgagaaaaacaaagatccccaacgagctatcacatttggggatggaaatcaagggttggtcaaaggtttgggtaaaattgctatttcacctgaccattccatttccaatgttttccttgttgattcattagattacaacttgctttccgtatcccaattatgtaaaatgggctacaactgtctttttactgatattggtgttactgtctttagaagaagtgacgattcaatagcttttaagggagtgttagagggtcagctatacttggtagattttgaaagagctgaactcgacacttgcttagttgctaagactaacttgggttggctttggcaccgccgactagcccatgttggaatgaagaatcttcacaagcttctaaagggagaacacattttgggactaaccaatattcattttgagcaagacaggatttgtagcgcatgccaagccgggaagcaagttggcatccatcatccacaca is a genomic window of Zea mays cultivar B73 chromosome 5, Zm-B73-REFERENCE-NAM-5.0, whole genome shotgun sequence containing:
- the LOC100283912 gene encoding outer envelope pore protein 37, chloroplastic isoform X2, producing MASAAATTTSAPAQNLNPLSINIKLPPWLSGLRCPFTFVCPPPPPPPPPPPPPPPLPPTEPVVPRSRRLPSLRVTTEYDSEEGVFVNKVSCKLAGDLAKLRLSFQSDPQGQWQGGGEEGDPLQQLFAAPLVGLITKRFSVLYDVEARNALLRGDCSLPGGAVQLRASHDVKAQQGEVSVITSLGDPLYKMELSSLVPYSGLPRATFHFPIGQVSVEEKRNEDDEKVLSVYGIGKSDFLDGVLTAQYNENDLNLRYCYKDKELTLVPSVSLPSNAVSIDFKRRFGPDDKLRNWNQFHHEACLVSCYLHQLLFLESQKEMETSTVTSSTLMNGMLFINIKWVKISK
- the LOC100283912 gene encoding outer envelope pore protein 37, chloroplastic isoform X3; translation: MASAAATTTSAPAQNLNPLSINIKLPPWLSGLRCPFTFVCPPPPPPPPPPPPPPPLPPTEPVVPRSRRLPSLRVTTEYDSEEGVFVNKVSCKLAGDLAKLRLSFQSDPQGQWQGGGEEGDPLQQLFAAPLVGLITKRFSVLYDVEARNALLRGDCSLPGGAVQLRASHDVKAQQGEVSVITSLGDPLYKMELSSLVPYSGLPRATFHFPIGQVSVEEKRNEDDEKVLSVYGIGKSDFLDGVLTAQYNENDLNLRYCYKDKELTLVPSVSLPSNAVSIDFKRRFGPDDKLSFLESQKEMETSTVTSSTLMNGMLFINIKWVKISK
- the LOC100283912 gene encoding outer envelope pore protein 37, chloroplastic isoform X1, which encodes MASAAATTTSAPAQNLNPLSINIKLPPWLSGLRCPFTFVCPPPPPPPPPPPPPPPLPPTEPVVPRSRRLPSLRVTTEYDSEEGVFVNKVSCKLAGDLAKLRLSFQSDPQGQWQGGGEEGDPLQQLFAAPLVGLITKRFSVLYDVEARNALLRGDCSLPGGAVQLRASHDVKAQQGEVSVITSLGDPLYKMELSSLVPYSGLPRATFHFPIGQVSVEEKRNEDDEKVLSVYGIGKSDFLDGVLTAQYNENDLNLRYCYKDKELTLVPSVSLPSNAVSIDFKRRFGPDDKLRNWNQFHHEACLVSCYLHQLLYAALHFLASNDALFKQTQVTNSNQIQVYYLPFYIVILTVSPSCYSFLESQKEMETSTVTSSTLMNGMLFINIKWVKISK
- the LOC100283912 gene encoding Outer envelope pore protein 37, chloroplastic, encoding MASAAATTTSAPAQNLNPLSINIKLPPWLSGLRCPFTFVCPPPPPPPPPPPPPPPLPPTEPVVPRSRRLPSLRVTTEYDSEEGVFVNKVSCKLAGDLAKLRLSFQSDPQGQWQGGGEEGDPLQQLFAAPLVGLITKRFSVLYDVEARNALLRGDCSLPGGAVQLRASHDVKAQQGEVSVITSLGDPLYKMELSSLVPYSGLPRATFHFPIGQVSVEEKRNEDDEKVLSVYGIGKSDFLDGVLTAQYNENDLNLRYCYKDKELTLVPSVSLPSNAVSIDFKRRFGPDDKLSYRYIFDTDEWNAVYKHKVGKNFKVKAGYDSEVRVGWASLWVGEEGGKAKTAPMKTKLQLMLQVPQDNPRNPYFLFNVKKRWDL